One window from the genome of Cyclobacterium amurskyense encodes:
- a CDS encoding glutamate synthase-related protein → MNKPNIADNKPIKVSLKKGEEQYWCACGLSSNQPFCDGSHRTTSFTPLQFSPEESGEAYLCQCKHTKNPPYCDGTHTKLKVENEQKETVPLNSGSTKEEPTLAYIKALAKDGLSKTGHHGEMGAMGVPGPELPMWKDIQILAAQLATKPLMEDVEVGSELIIGPNAKKPLRLEIPLFVSDMSFGALSEEAKISLAKGAELAGTGICSGEGGMLDEEQASNSRYFYEYASAKFGFDWGKLKRVQAFHFKGGQGAKTGTGGHLSGNKVTGKIAQVRNLEEGMPAVSPPTFADLDTPEDFKNFADKVRKITGGIPIGFKLSANHIEEDIQFALDASADYIILDGRGGGTGAAPLIFRNNISVPTIPALARARHYLDKVNRKDVTLIITGGIRIPDDFIKAMALGADGVALSNSALQSIGCVAARMCNTNNCPAGIATQKPALRKLLNIDKSANQLFNFFTASTLLMKVMARACGHDHLNQFNSNDITSWKKDMAELTGVRFAGL, encoded by the coding sequence ATGAACAAGCCGAATATAGCAGACAACAAACCCATAAAAGTAAGCTTAAAAAAGGGAGAAGAACAGTACTGGTGCGCCTGTGGATTAAGTAGCAATCAACCGTTTTGTGATGGATCACATCGGACTACTTCTTTTACACCCCTTCAATTTTCTCCAGAAGAATCTGGGGAGGCCTATTTGTGCCAATGTAAGCATACGAAAAACCCACCTTACTGTGATGGTACACATACCAAATTAAAGGTTGAGAATGAGCAAAAGGAAACTGTTCCCTTGAATAGTGGATCCACAAAGGAAGAGCCTACTCTTGCTTATATCAAAGCATTGGCCAAAGATGGTTTGTCTAAAACCGGGCATCACGGAGAAATGGGAGCAATGGGGGTCCCCGGCCCGGAATTGCCAATGTGGAAAGACATTCAGATTTTGGCGGCACAGTTAGCAACCAAGCCGTTAATGGAAGATGTGGAGGTGGGCTCGGAACTGATTATAGGCCCAAATGCTAAAAAACCATTGCGATTAGAAATTCCATTGTTCGTTTCTGACATGAGTTTTGGTGCGCTATCGGAGGAAGCCAAAATCTCACTGGCAAAAGGAGCAGAGCTGGCTGGTACAGGCATTTGCTCTGGTGAAGGAGGAATGTTAGATGAAGAACAAGCCTCTAACTCCAGGTATTTTTACGAATATGCCTCTGCCAAATTCGGTTTTGACTGGGGAAAGTTAAAACGGGTTCAGGCCTTTCATTTTAAAGGTGGACAGGGTGCCAAAACAGGGACTGGTGGACACCTGTCCGGAAACAAGGTTACTGGGAAAATTGCCCAGGTACGGAATTTAGAAGAAGGAATGCCTGCTGTATCTCCGCCAACATTTGCTGACTTAGATACACCTGAAGATTTTAAGAATTTTGCCGATAAAGTAAGAAAGATTACTGGCGGTATTCCCATAGGGTTTAAGTTATCTGCAAATCATATTGAAGAAGACATTCAGTTCGCTTTGGACGCCAGTGCCGATTATATCATATTGGATGGTAGAGGTGGTGGGACTGGCGCTGCACCCTTGATTTTTAGAAACAATATATCCGTGCCCACGATACCAGCATTGGCAAGGGCGCGACATTATTTGGATAAGGTAAATAGAAAGGATGTTACCTTAATAATTACTGGTGGCATACGCATACCAGATGATTTTATTAAGGCCATGGCTTTGGGAGCGGACGGTGTCGCATTGTCCAATTCCGCCTTACAGTCTATAGGTTGTGTGGCCGCTCGAATGTGCAACACAAACAACTGTCCTGCCGGAATAGCTACCCAAAAACCAGCCTTGAGAAAATTGCTTAACATTGATAAATCAGCCAATCAATTGTTTAATTTTTTTACTGCCTCCACTTTATTAATGAAAGTAATGGCAAGAGCCTGTGGACATGACCACTTAAATCAATTTAATTCCAATGATATTACCAGTTGGAAAAAGGATATGGCTGAATTGACAGGGGTTAGATTCGCTGGGCTTTAA
- a CDS encoding (4Fe-4S)-binding protein produces MEKEYSNGEITIKWQPKKCQHAGVCVKMLPKVYNPQNKPWIAIENASTENLTNQVKKCPSGALTYFVNP; encoded by the coding sequence ATGGAAAAGGAATATTCAAACGGTGAAATCACCATCAAATGGCAACCCAAAAAATGCCAGCATGCAGGAGTTTGCGTTAAAATGCTTCCTAAAGTTTATAATCCTCAAAACAAACCTTGGATTGCGATTGAAAATGCTTCTACTGAAAACTTGACTAATCAGGTAAAAAAATGTCCCTCAGGTGCGCTAACTTACTTTGTAAACCCATAA
- a CDS encoding Crp/Fnr family transcriptional regulator, producing the protein MPEKEMIHDPSAKTKHFTKGEIIQSRGLISHNVFYVKKGLVRSYLIDSNGKEHIFMFASEGWLIADIESIEFHQPAQLFIDCIEDSEVLVIHRENQHLDFSNEEAVKEKLTQLYRRIGKLQRRIIMQMSTPAVDRYGYFLQTYPDLPNRVPQYMIASYLGITPQALSTIRKVLSQKKEG; encoded by the coding sequence ATGCCAGAAAAAGAGATGATTCACGACCCAAGTGCAAAAACAAAGCATTTTACGAAAGGGGAAATCATTCAAAGTAGAGGGCTTATAAGTCATAACGTTTTTTATGTAAAAAAAGGATTGGTGAGAAGCTATCTCATCGATAGCAATGGCAAGGAACATATATTTATGTTTGCTTCAGAAGGATGGTTAATTGCAGATATTGAGTCAATAGAATTTCATCAGCCTGCCCAACTTTTTATAGATTGCATAGAGGATTCAGAAGTACTGGTCATACACAGAGAGAATCAACACCTGGATTTTAGTAATGAGGAGGCTGTCAAAGAAAAGCTTACTCAGCTTTACCGAAGAATAGGTAAGTTACAAAGAAGGATAATTATGCAAATGAGTACTCCTGCTGTAGACAGGTATGGTTATTTTTTGCAAACCTATCCTGACTTACCCAACAGGGTGCCGCAATACATGATCGCCTCTTACTTAGGGATTACCCCGCAGGCTTTAAGTACTATTAGAAAAGTGCTATCACAAAAAAAGGAAGGTTGA